A DNA window from Tachysurus fulvidraco isolate hzauxx_2018 chromosome 4, HZAU_PFXX_2.0, whole genome shotgun sequence contains the following coding sequences:
- the LOC113655301 gene encoding glycine N-acyltransferase-like isoform X3, which translates to MNRVEASPTDVLVDRWPDFNVLFIRPQRQEKADLFKDMSVFAKDDRSLRSVLIRTDIFDWKQFFCLSVDVSHMDLIRSTAVNKGVQNIKNHMCHMMKLKDPSKLTTERFSLTVSSLDKSHVALVNSTWKFGCGELSERFIREMIVNFPSCCLLDSEGRPVSWILTYASCAMGMLYTLPEHRQKGYAKALVTILAKKLHSDGYPVYCFIELENQPSYRLFTTLGFTSDPSYRATWFVCDQ; encoded by the exons ATGAATCGAGTTGAAGCCAGTCCCACAGATGTGCTGGTGGATCGCTGGCCTGATTTTAACGTCCTATTCATCAGACCACAAAGGCAGGAG AAAGCAGACCTTTTCAAAGACATGTCCGTTTTTGCCAAGGATGACCGATCCCTCAGGAGCGTACTGATCAGGACAGACATTTTTGACTGGAAGCAGTTCTTCTGTCTAA GTGTCGACGTGAGCCACATGGACCTGATAAGAAGTACAGCTGTGAACAAAGGGGTGCAGAATATTAAAAACCACATGTGCCACATGATGAAGCTCAAAGATCCTTCTAAACTTACCACGGAAAG GTTCTCCTTAACAGTGTCTTCGCTGGACAAGTCGCACGTTGCTCTGGTCAATAGCACCTGGAAATTTGGCTGCGGTGAATTAAGTGAGCGGTTCATCAGGGAAATGATCGTGAACTTTCCTTCGTGTTGCCTGCTGGATTCTGAGGGGCGACCGGTGTCCTGGATCTTGACCTATGCTTCCTGTGCGATGGGAATGCTGTACACATTGCCAgagcacagacagaaaggctACGCCAAAGCCCTGGTCACCATATTGGCAAAGAAACTACATTCAGACGGCTACCCGGTCTACTGCTTCATTGAGTTGGAGAACCAACCATCGTACAGGCTCTTTACCACTTTAGGTTTCACCTCAGATCCATCTTACAGGGCTACTTGGTTTGTATGTGATCAGTAA
- the LOC113655301 gene encoding glycine N-acyltransferase-like isoform X1, translating into MNRLHKPWEGTRPKELCIAMKLLNKEELKKAEEALRYYCPQAQQVYGFVFLMNRVEASPTDVLVDRWPDFNVLFIRPQRQEKADLFKDMSVFAKDDRSLRSVLIRTDIFDWKQFFCLSVDVSHMDLIRSTAVNKGVQNIKNHMCHMMKLKDPSKLTTERFSLTVSSLDKSHVALVNSTWKFGCGELSERFIREMIVNFPSCCLLDSEGRPVSWILTYASCAMGMLYTLPEHRQKGYAKALVTILAKKLHSDGYPVYCFIELENQPSYRLFTTLGFTSDPSYRATWFVCDQ; encoded by the exons ATGAACAGATTACATAAACCGTGGGAAGGAACTAGACCCAAA GAGCTTTGTATAGCCATGAAGTTGTTGAACAAGGAGGAGCTGAAGAAAGCAGAGGAAGCGCTCAGATATTATTGTCCCCAGGCGCAGCAG GTATACGGCTTTGTTTTTCTGATGAATCGAGTTGAAGCCAGTCCCACAGATGTGCTGGTGGATCGCTGGCCTGATTTTAACGTCCTATTCATCAGACCACAAAGGCAGGAG AAAGCAGACCTTTTCAAAGACATGTCCGTTTTTGCCAAGGATGACCGATCCCTCAGGAGCGTACTGATCAGGACAGACATTTTTGACTGGAAGCAGTTCTTCTGTCTAA GTGTCGACGTGAGCCACATGGACCTGATAAGAAGTACAGCTGTGAACAAAGGGGTGCAGAATATTAAAAACCACATGTGCCACATGATGAAGCTCAAAGATCCTTCTAAACTTACCACGGAAAG GTTCTCCTTAACAGTGTCTTCGCTGGACAAGTCGCACGTTGCTCTGGTCAATAGCACCTGGAAATTTGGCTGCGGTGAATTAAGTGAGCGGTTCATCAGGGAAATGATCGTGAACTTTCCTTCGTGTTGCCTGCTGGATTCTGAGGGGCGACCGGTGTCCTGGATCTTGACCTATGCTTCCTGTGCGATGGGAATGCTGTACACATTGCCAgagcacagacagaaaggctACGCCAAAGCCCTGGTCACCATATTGGCAAAGAAACTACATTCAGACGGCTACCCGGTCTACTGCTTCATTGAGTTGGAGAACCAACCATCGTACAGGCTCTTTACCACTTTAGGTTTCACCTCAGATCCATCTTACAGGGCTACTTGGTTTGTATGTGATCAGTAA
- the LOC113655301 gene encoding glycine N-acyltransferase-like isoform X2, giving the protein MKVLSKEELKKAEEALRHYFPQSQQVYGFVFLMNRVEASPTDVLVDRWPDFNVLFIRPQRQEKADLFKDMSVFAKDDRSLRSVLIRTDIFDWKQFFCLSVDVSHMDLIRSTAVNKGVQNIKNHMCHMMKLKDPSKLTTERFSLTVSSLDKSHVALVNSTWKFGCGELSERFIREMIVNFPSCCLLDSEGRPVSWILTYASCAMGMLYTLPEHRQKGYAKALVTILAKKLHSDGYPVYCFIELENQPSYRLFTTLGFTSDPSYRATWFVCDQ; this is encoded by the exons atgaaGGTGCTGAGCAAGGAGGAGCTGAAGAAAGCTGAGGAAGCTCTCAGACATTACTTTCCCCAGTCACAGCAG GTATACGGCTTTGTTTTTCTGATGAATCGAGTTGAAGCCAGTCCCACAGATGTGCTGGTGGATCGCTGGCCTGATTTTAACGTCCTATTCATCAGACCACAAAGGCAGGAG AAAGCAGACCTTTTCAAAGACATGTCCGTTTTTGCCAAGGATGACCGATCCCTCAGGAGCGTACTGATCAGGACAGACATTTTTGACTGGAAGCAGTTCTTCTGTCTAA GTGTCGACGTGAGCCACATGGACCTGATAAGAAGTACAGCTGTGAACAAAGGGGTGCAGAATATTAAAAACCACATGTGCCACATGATGAAGCTCAAAGATCCTTCTAAACTTACCACGGAAAG GTTCTCCTTAACAGTGTCTTCGCTGGACAAGTCGCACGTTGCTCTGGTCAATAGCACCTGGAAATTTGGCTGCGGTGAATTAAGTGAGCGGTTCATCAGGGAAATGATCGTGAACTTTCCTTCGTGTTGCCTGCTGGATTCTGAGGGGCGACCGGTGTCCTGGATCTTGACCTATGCTTCCTGTGCGATGGGAATGCTGTACACATTGCCAgagcacagacagaaaggctACGCCAAAGCCCTGGTCACCATATTGGCAAAGAAACTACATTCAGACGGCTACCCGGTCTACTGCTTCATTGAGTTGGAGAACCAACCATCGTACAGGCTCTTTACCACTTTAGGTTTCACCTCAGATCCATCTTACAGGGCTACTTGGTTTGTATGTGATCAGTAA
- the LOC113655293 gene encoding glycine N-acyltransferase-like isoform X2: MKVLNKQVLKKAEEALRLYLPESQLVYGYVCRINRVDVDPTDVLVDQWPNFRVLLVKPSQQQDPDLIKDVCIFTKDKSRLMNILTRTDVLDWKQEMILSVDLQHEEMIKAVAANKSVPINRIVVGHLMRLQDPSKLKVERSSFQMSSVKESHAALINSKWEFGTGERTEPLIRNMIRNFPSCCVLDSEGRPVSWLLSYPSCEMGVMYTLPEHRQKGYAKALVTILARKLHSDGYPVYCSINLENQPSYRLLTSLGFTRYLPYAWFYFNL, encoded by the exons ATGAAGGTGTTGAACAAGCAGGTGCTGAAAAAAGCTGAGGAAGCACTCAGACTCTACTTGCCTGAGTCACAACTG GTGTATGGATATGTTTGTCGTATTAATCGAGTAGACGTTGATCCCACAGATGTGCTGGTGGACCAGTGGCCGAATTTCCGTGTGCTGCTTGTTAAACCGAGTCAGCAGCAG GATCCAGACTTGATAAAAGATGTGTGCATTTTTACCAAGGACAAATCACGTCTCATGAACATATTAACCAGGACAGACGTTCTTGACTGGAAGCAGGAGATGATTTTAA GTGTTGACCTGCAGCATGAGGAAATGATAAAAGCTGTAGCAGCGAACAAAAGTGTACCAATTAACAGAATAGTTGTTGGACACTTGATGAGATTGCAGGATCCATCTAAGCTTAAAGTGGAGAG GTCATCCTTTCAAATGTCATCAGTTAAGGAGTCTCACGCTGCCTTGATTAACAGCAAATGGGAGTTTGGCACGGGTGAACGCACTGAGCCGCTGATCAGGAACATGATCAGGAACTTCCCTTCGTGTTGCGTGCTGGATTCAGAGGGTCGGCCGGTGTCGTGGCTCTTGAGTTACCCTTCCTGTGAGATGGGAGTAATGTACACGCTGCCGgagcacagacagaaaggctATGCCAAAGCCCTGGTCACCATATTGGCAAGGAAACTACATTCGGACGGCTACCCGGTCTACTGCTCCATTAATTTGGAGAACCAACCATCGTACAGGCTTTTGACCAGTTTAGGCTTCACCAGGTATCTGCCTTATgcttggttttattttaatttatga
- the LOC113655293 gene encoding glycine N-acyltransferase-like isoform X1 yields MKVLNKQVLKKAEEALRLYLPESQLVYGYVCRINRVDVDPTDVLVDQWPNFRVLLVKPSQQQLSCSFYIQDPDLIKDVCIFTKDKSRLMNILTRTDVLDWKQEMILSVDLQHEEMIKAVAANKSVPINRIVVGHLMRLQDPSKLKVERSSFQMSSVKESHAALINSKWEFGTGERTEPLIRNMIRNFPSCCVLDSEGRPVSWLLSYPSCEMGVMYTLPEHRQKGYAKALVTILARKLHSDGYPVYCSINLENQPSYRLLTSLGFTRYLPYAWFYFNL; encoded by the exons ATGAAGGTGTTGAACAAGCAGGTGCTGAAAAAAGCTGAGGAAGCACTCAGACTCTACTTGCCTGAGTCACAACTG GTGTATGGATATGTTTGTCGTATTAATCGAGTAGACGTTGATCCCACAGATGTGCTGGTGGACCAGTGGCCGAATTTCCGTGTGCTGCTTGTTAAACCGAGTCAGCAGCAG TTGTCCTGTTCCTTTTATATACAGGATCCAGACTTGATAAAAGATGTGTGCATTTTTACCAAGGACAAATCACGTCTCATGAACATATTAACCAGGACAGACGTTCTTGACTGGAAGCAGGAGATGATTTTAA GTGTTGACCTGCAGCATGAGGAAATGATAAAAGCTGTAGCAGCGAACAAAAGTGTACCAATTAACAGAATAGTTGTTGGACACTTGATGAGATTGCAGGATCCATCTAAGCTTAAAGTGGAGAG GTCATCCTTTCAAATGTCATCAGTTAAGGAGTCTCACGCTGCCTTGATTAACAGCAAATGGGAGTTTGGCACGGGTGAACGCACTGAGCCGCTGATCAGGAACATGATCAGGAACTTCCCTTCGTGTTGCGTGCTGGATTCAGAGGGTCGGCCGGTGTCGTGGCTCTTGAGTTACCCTTCCTGTGAGATGGGAGTAATGTACACGCTGCCGgagcacagacagaaaggctATGCCAAAGCCCTGGTCACCATATTGGCAAGGAAACTACATTCGGACGGCTACCCGGTCTACTGCTCCATTAATTTGGAGAACCAACCATCGTACAGGCTTTTGACCAGTTTAGGCTTCACCAGGTATCTGCCTTATgcttggttttattttaatttatga
- the LOC113655290 gene encoding glycine N-acyltransferase-like protein 3 isoform X2: protein MKLLNKEELKKAEEALRYYCPQAQQHFKKKKKAMKVLSKEELKKAEEALRHYFPQSQQVYGFVFLMNRVEASPTDVLVDRWPDFNVLFIRPQRQEKADLFKAMSVFAKDDRSLRSVLIRTDIFDWKQYFCLSVDVCHMDLIRSTAVNKGVQNIKNHMCHMMKLKDPSKLTTERFSLTVSSLDESHVALVNSTWKFGCGELSERFIREIIVNFPSCCLLDSEGRPVSWILTYASCAMGMLYTLPEHRQKGYAKALVTILAKKLHSDGYPVYCFIELENQPSYRLFTNLGFTSDPSYRAWFVCDH, encoded by the exons cactttaaaaaaaaaaaaaaagctatgaaGGTGCTGAGCAAGGAGGAGCTGAAGAAAGCTGAGGAAGCTCTCAGACATTACTTTCCCCAGTCACAGCAG GTATATGGATTTGTTTTTCTGATGAATCGAGTTGAAGCCAGTCCCACAGATGTGCTGGTGGATCGCTGGCCTGATTTTAACGTCCTATTCATCAGACCACAAAGGCAGGAG AAAGCAGATCTTTTCAAAGCCATGTCCGTTTTTGCCAAGGATGACAGATCCCTCAGGAGCGTACTGATCAGGACAGACATTTTTGACTGGAAGCAGTACTTCTGTCTAA GTGTCGACGTGTGCCACATGGACCTGATAAGAAGTACAGCTGTGAACAAAGGGGTGCAGAATATTAAAAACCACATGTGCCACATGATGAAGCTCAAAGATCCTTCTAAACTTACCACGGAAAG GTTCTCCTTAACAGTGTCTTCGCTGGACGAGTCGCACGTTGCTCTGGTCAATAGCACCTGGAAATTTGGCTGCGGTGAATTAAGTGAGCGGTTCATCAGGGAAATTATTGTGAACTTTCCTTCGTGTTGCCTGCTGGATTCTGAGGGGCGACCGGTGTCCTGGATCTTGACCTATGCTTCCTGTGCGATGGGAATGCTGTACACATTGCCAgagcacagacagaaaggctACGCCAAAGCCCTGGTCACCATATTGGCAAAGAAACTACATTCAGACGGCTACCCGGTCTACTGCTTCATTGAGTTGGAGAACCAACCATCGTACAGGCTCTTTACCAATTTAGGTTTCACCTCAGATCCATCTTACAGGGCTTGGTTTGTATGTGATCATTAA